From Halococcus salsus, one genomic window encodes:
- the mptA gene encoding GTP cyclohydrolase MptA has product MSQQLPDVQATQPDVSVGLNHVGVTGVEKLVKLGRKDDRPIVLMAEFEVFVDLPSWRKGADMSRNMEVIDETLEAAVAEPAYRVEDVCGDAAERLLEKHEYTSEATVKMEAEYVTRERTPASDKRTQSTATIIASACATEEGTTEEIGARVTGMTVCPCSQGMSNARARETLSDLGVDDETVTEFIDRVPQAGHSQRGHATLRIKSDSAPEVDLHDVIEVARDSMSAHIYNLAKRPDEDHMTETSHANAKFVEDCVRDMADGVVSEFPDLADDAVVTMKQSNDESIHQHNAHAERVAEVGQLRTELNDANVPDDD; this is encoded by the coding sequence ATGAGCCAGCAGCTGCCGGACGTACAGGCAACCCAACCCGACGTCAGCGTGGGCCTCAACCACGTCGGCGTCACTGGCGTCGAGAAGCTCGTCAAACTCGGCCGAAAGGACGACCGTCCGATCGTCCTGATGGCGGAGTTCGAAGTGTTCGTCGACCTCCCCTCGTGGCGCAAGGGCGCGGATATGAGCCGCAACATGGAGGTCATCGACGAGACCCTCGAAGCCGCGGTGGCCGAACCCGCCTACCGTGTTGAGGACGTCTGCGGCGACGCCGCCGAACGTCTCCTCGAAAAACACGAGTACACCTCCGAGGCCACCGTGAAGATGGAGGCCGAGTACGTCACCCGCGAGCGAACGCCCGCGAGCGACAAGCGGACTCAGTCCACCGCGACCATCATCGCCAGCGCGTGCGCCACCGAGGAGGGCACCACCGAGGAGATCGGGGCCCGCGTCACGGGCATGACGGTCTGTCCGTGTTCACAGGGGATGTCGAACGCCCGCGCCCGCGAGACCCTCTCCGACCTGGGCGTCGACGACGAAACCGTCACGGAGTTCATCGACCGCGTGCCACAGGCGGGCCACTCCCAACGTGGCCACGCCACCCTCAGGATCAAAAGCGACAGCGCACCCGAGGTCGACCTCCACGACGTCATCGAGGTCGCGCGCGACTCGATGAGCGCCCACATCTACAACCTCGCCAAACGGCCCGACGAGGACCACATGACCGAGACCTCCCACGCCAACGCGAAGTTCGTCGAGGACTGCGTGCGCGATATGGCCGACGGGGTCGTGAGCGAGTTCCCCGACCTCGCCGACGACGCGGTGGTGACGATGAAGCAGTCGAACGACGAGTCGATCCACCAGCACAACGCCCACGCCGAGCGCGTCGCCGAGGTCGGTCAGCTCCGGACGGAACTGAACGACGCGAACGTACCTGACGA
- a CDS encoding NAD(+)/NADH kinase, with translation MKVGIVARRGNDRAAALADDARDRLHESGIEVLVDEATADALDIAGHAVTRMNDADLVVSIGGDGTFLFAARGAGTTPVMGVNLGEVGFLNVTAPENALAEIDRAIEQVRTTGDPDVRTVPRLRAAGENVSLPPALNEVVVATGRGPGRGGEFAVDVDGDPFFESHADGVLVATPAGSTAYSLSEGGPLVHPDVPGLIVTDMCATDPRPPAVVDAGSEVTVRVTDAPDAVVVGDGRTRKPIEPPAELTIRVADEPMRIAGPPLDFFGALDKLD, from the coding sequence ATGAAGGTCGGGATCGTCGCCCGGCGGGGAAACGACCGGGCGGCCGCACTCGCCGACGACGCCCGCGACCGACTCCACGAGTCGGGTATCGAAGTTCTGGTCGACGAAGCCACCGCCGACGCGCTCGATATCGCGGGCCACGCCGTCACCCGGATGAACGACGCAGACCTCGTGGTCTCGATCGGCGGCGACGGCACCTTCCTCTTCGCCGCCCGCGGCGCGGGCACCACCCCCGTGATGGGCGTCAACCTCGGCGAAGTCGGCTTCCTCAACGTCACCGCACCCGAGAACGCGCTCGCCGAGATCGACCGCGCGATCGAGCAGGTCCGCACGACCGGCGACCCGGACGTCCGGACGGTCCCACGGCTCCGGGCCGCAGGTGAGAACGTCTCGCTCCCGCCCGCGCTCAACGAGGTCGTCGTGGCCACCGGACGCGGCCCGGGCCGGGGCGGGGAGTTCGCGGTCGACGTCGACGGCGACCCCTTCTTCGAGAGCCACGCCGACGGCGTGCTGGTCGCCACCCCCGCCGGGAGCACCGCCTACAGCCTGAGCGAGGGCGGGCCGCTGGTCCATCCGGACGTCCCCGGCCTGATCGTCACCGACATGTGCGCCACCGACCCACGACCGCCGGCGGTGGTCGACGCCGGCAGCGAGGTCACCGTTCGCGTCACCGACGCGCCCGACGCCGTCGTGGTCGGTGACGGCCGCACACGAAAACCGATCGAGCCGCCCGCCGAACTCACCATCCGTGTGGCCGACGAACCGATGCGGATCGCCGGTCCCCCGCTGGACTTCTTCGGCGCGCTCGACAAGCTCGACTGA
- the radA gene encoding DNA repair and recombination protein RadA — MAATADLESLPGVGPATADKLVESGFDSYQGIAVASPGELSNTADIGESTAADIINAARDAADIGGFETGANVLERREQIGKLSWQIDEVDELLGGGVETQSITEVYGEFGAGKSQVTHQLSVNVQLPSEYGGLEGSAIFIDSEDTFRPERIAQMVRGLPDEAIAGAMEAREIEGGPNSEEAMEQLIDSILDNIHVAKAFNSNHQILLAQKAQEIASEHEDTDWPVRLVCIDSLTAHFRAEYVGRGELAQRQQKLNKHLHDIDKVGNLYNAATVVTNQVSSNPDSYFGDPTQPIGGNILGHKSTFRMYLRKSKGTKRIVRLVDAPNLADGEAVMRVEEEGLKPE, encoded by the coding sequence ATGGCAGCAACAGCGGATCTCGAAAGCCTCCCCGGTGTGGGTCCCGCGACCGCCGACAAACTCGTCGAGTCGGGGTTCGACTCCTATCAGGGTATCGCGGTCGCGAGCCCCGGCGAGCTCTCGAACACCGCCGACATCGGCGAGAGCACGGCGGCGGACATCATCAACGCCGCTCGTGACGCCGCCGACATCGGTGGGTTCGAGACCGGCGCGAACGTCCTCGAACGCCGCGAACAGATCGGCAAGCTCTCCTGGCAGATCGACGAGGTCGACGAGCTTCTGGGCGGGGGCGTCGAGACCCAGTCGATCACCGAGGTCTACGGCGAGTTCGGCGCGGGGAAGTCCCAGGTCACCCACCAGCTCTCGGTCAACGTCCAGCTCCCGAGCGAGTACGGTGGCCTCGAAGGCAGCGCGATCTTCATCGATTCGGAGGACACCTTCCGGCCCGAACGGATCGCCCAGATGGTGCGCGGCCTGCCCGACGAAGCCATCGCCGGCGCGATGGAGGCCCGCGAGATCGAGGGCGGCCCCAACAGCGAAGAGGCGATGGAGCAGCTCATCGACTCGATCCTCGACAACATCCACGTTGCAAAGGCGTTCAACTCCAATCATCAGATTCTCCTCGCCCAGAAGGCCCAGGAGATCGCGAGCGAGCACGAGGACACCGACTGGCCCGTCCGCCTCGTCTGCATCGATTCGCTGACCGCACACTTCCGTGCCGAGTACGTCGGTCGGGGCGAGCTCGCCCAGCGCCAGCAGAAGCTCAACAAACACCTCCACGACATCGACAAGGTTGGCAACCTCTACAACGCCGCGACGGTGGTGACGAACCAGGTCTCCTCGAACCCCGACTCCTACTTCGGCGACCCGACCCAGCCGATCGGCGGGAACATCCTCGGCCACAAGTCCACCTTCCGGATGTACCTCCGGAAATCGAAGGGCACGAAACGGATCGTCCGTCTGGTCGATGCGCCGAACCTCGCCGACGGCGAAGCCGTGATGCGCGTCGAGGAGGAGGGGCTGAAGCCCGAATAG
- the pspAB gene encoding PspA-associated protein PspAB codes for MGLLDGLRSALGMGAEASATRDADPDDLFGMSTAYLTMEADLGFEPANAAALCFSGVDSTDFADAVEEVKAILDAGEVETGTKARFVDDSHGYQWVVLSDSDFEDLVTSVHFAADTLIERGYGSRLLAALFGFEKNGPVYWVYSFRRGAYYPFAPRSGNERDSTVEFKLESVLDGELTVEPEKDYWYPLWPDAGAHPWE; via the coding sequence ATGGGACTGCTCGACGGACTTCGGTCGGCGCTCGGGATGGGCGCGGAGGCGAGTGCGACGCGCGACGCCGACCCCGACGACCTCTTCGGGATGAGCACGGCCTACCTCACGATGGAGGCCGACCTGGGATTCGAGCCCGCGAACGCGGCGGCGCTCTGTTTTTCGGGCGTCGACAGCACCGACTTCGCCGACGCGGTCGAGGAAGTCAAAGCCATCCTCGACGCGGGCGAGGTCGAAACCGGCACGAAGGCCCGCTTCGTCGACGATTCGCACGGCTACCAGTGGGTCGTCCTCTCCGACTCGGACTTCGAGGACCTCGTCACGAGCGTTCACTTCGCCGCCGACACGCTGATCGAACGCGGCTACGGCTCCCGCCTCCTCGCCGCGCTGTTCGGCTTCGAGAAGAACGGGCCCGTGTACTGGGTCTACTCCTTCCGCCGCGGTGCGTACTACCCGTTCGCCCCGCGCTCGGGCAACGAGCGCGATTCGACGGTCGAGTTCAAACTCGAATCCGTTCTCGACGGCGAACTCACGGTCGAACCGGAGAAGGACTACTGGTACCCGCTCTGGCCCGACGCCGGCGCTCATCCCTGGGAGTAA
- the htpX gene encoding zinc metalloprotease HtpX, with protein sequence MKWKADRGLQARMGLTMILLLVLYVVFAGILFAVFQSMALMVVVMALFMGGQLFFSDKLALRSMGAHEVSEEEYPQLHATVGRLAQQADLPKPTIAVANSRVPNAFATGRSPSSATVCATTGIMNTLDQEELEGVLAHELSHVKNRDVMVMTIATFLSTLAFMIVRWGWLFGGGNRDQGGAPIIVAVLVSLVVGVVSFLLIRVLSRYREYAADRGGAMITGRPSALASALMKIDNGMARVPDDDLRTQADMNAFFIIPIKSGAIGKLLSTHPSTENRIERLREMEKELETA encoded by the coding sequence ATGAAATGGAAGGCGGACCGGGGTCTCCAGGCCCGAATGGGGCTGACGATGATCCTGTTGCTCGTGTTGTACGTCGTCTTCGCCGGGATCCTCTTCGCGGTGTTCCAGAGCATGGCCCTCATGGTCGTCGTGATGGCGCTGTTCATGGGCGGGCAGCTGTTCTTCAGCGACAAACTCGCGCTCAGGAGCATGGGTGCCCACGAGGTCAGCGAGGAGGAGTACCCCCAGCTCCACGCCACGGTGGGCCGACTCGCCCAGCAGGCCGACCTCCCGAAACCCACCATCGCGGTCGCGAACTCCAGAGTCCCGAACGCGTTCGCCACAGGGAGGTCGCCATCGAGCGCGACGGTGTGTGCCACCACCGGGATCATGAACACCCTCGATCAAGAGGAGTTAGAGGGTGTGCTGGCCCACGAGCTCTCGCACGTCAAGAACCGTGACGTGATGGTGATGACTATCGCGACGTTCCTCTCGACGCTCGCGTTCATGATCGTGCGCTGGGGCTGGCTGTTCGGCGGCGGCAACCGCGACCAGGGCGGTGCGCCGATCATCGTCGCGGTGTTGGTCTCGCTCGTGGTCGGCGTGGTGTCGTTCCTGCTCATCCGCGTGCTCTCGCGTTACCGCGAGTACGCCGCCGACAGGGGTGGCGCGATGATCACCGGTCGGCCGTCGGCGCTGGCCTCGGCGCTGATGAAGATCGACAACGGGATGGCCCGCGTACCGGACGACGACCTGCGGACGCAGGCCGACATGAACGCGTTCTTCATCATCCCGATCAAGAGCGGCGCGATCGGCAAGCTGCTCTCGACGCACCCCTCAACCGAGAACCGGATCGAGCGCCTCCGCGAGATGGAGAAGGAACTCGAAACCGCCTGA
- a CDS encoding 60S ribosomal export protein NMD3 has product MSESRVFCPRCGDPVESPGEANGRTPLCLDCYFDEFSLVDAPDRIEVAVCATCGAVKRGKRWIDVGARDYTDVAVDEVTEALEVHVDAEEFSWGVVPEQVDQNTVRMHCTLSAVVRDQPVEREVTVPVLISRGTCTRCGRIAGDYYASTIQVRGAGRTPTDAELTGAREIVNEYVGEREAAGDRNAFVTEIKETGDGLDARVSTTQIGRAVADRVVRRFGGTVDESATLVTEDEDGDEVYRVTYAVRLPEFTPGDVIDVDDDGPVLVESAHGNLKGTRVTTGEHYEADFEDGIAPDARRLGRAMDAAETTLVTVEDDNAVQVLDPETYAAKTVPRPDYLDPAADTVPVLKSRAGLHVLPATAETD; this is encoded by the coding sequence ATGAGCGAATCACGCGTCTTCTGCCCCAGATGTGGCGACCCCGTCGAGTCGCCGGGGGAGGCCAACGGGCGCACGCCCCTCTGCCTCGACTGTTACTTCGACGAGTTCTCGCTGGTCGACGCCCCCGACCGGATCGAGGTCGCGGTGTGTGCGACCTGCGGCGCGGTCAAACGCGGCAAGCGCTGGATCGATGTCGGCGCGCGCGACTACACCGACGTCGCCGTCGACGAGGTCACCGAGGCCCTCGAAGTCCACGTCGACGCCGAGGAGTTCTCGTGGGGAGTCGTCCCCGAGCAGGTCGACCAGAACACGGTCCGGATGCACTGCACCCTCTCGGCGGTCGTCCGCGACCAACCGGTCGAACGCGAGGTCACGGTGCCGGTCCTGATATCGCGGGGCACCTGCACCCGCTGTGGTCGGATCGCGGGCGATTACTACGCCAGCACGATCCAGGTTCGAGGCGCGGGGCGCACCCCGACCGACGCCGAACTCACGGGTGCGCGGGAGATCGTCAACGAGTACGTCGGCGAGCGCGAGGCCGCCGGCGACCGCAACGCGTTCGTGACCGAGATCAAGGAGACGGGTGACGGGCTCGACGCGCGGGTCTCGACAACCCAGATCGGTCGGGCGGTCGCCGACCGAGTGGTCCGACGATTCGGGGGCACGGTCGACGAATCTGCGACCCTCGTCACCGAGGACGAGGACGGCGACGAAGTGTATCGGGTCACCTACGCTGTCCGCCTGCCGGAGTTCACGCCCGGCGACGTCATCGACGTCGACGACGACGGTCCTGTCCTCGTGGAGAGCGCCCACGGCAACCTCAAGGGGACGCGAGTCACGACCGGCGAGCACTACGAGGCCGACTTCGAGGACGGTATCGCGCCCGACGCGCGCCGGCTGGGCCGGGCGATGGACGCGGCCGAGACCACGCTCGTGACCGTGGAGGACGACAACGCGGTCCAGGTGCTCGATCCCGAGACCTACGCCGCGAAGACGGTCCCGCGACCGGACTACCTCGACCCCGCGGCCGACACCGTCCCGGTACTGAAGAGCCGCGCGGGGCTCCACGTC